Proteins encoded within one genomic window of Cellulomonas flavigena DSM 20109:
- a CDS encoding PKD domain-containing protein, producing the protein MSWHRPSGRHRAWRRVRAAVVGPGLVVALLATTAPGATPDASPSAPPATPRAAEDQPLVGAFVPREPYATTAEAAAAYEEALGRRLDVQRVFLRWDDPLDAPAVAGAVARGRIPLVSVLPQHLDGRRLTWGQIAAGEVDEQIRTHAAQAAALGPVVYLTLHHEADIASPSYGTAAQFVAAWRHWVQVMRSEGVTNALWTWVTSPVAVSRPRSDPGGGGFYPGDDVVDRIGADVYNWAACRTSVPPEWRSLATATQGLREFAAVHGKPAVLPEWGSVEDAADPGRRARWLREAFAYLRSWPQLEAAVYFDTVGTCDWRLAPSPAATAAFREAARDVRARPSAWLSAPRAAVPSTSPVTFDLAASTGTGAAPGTGVAAWTLDHGDGTTSAGVGHPAEPVRHGYAPGTWTATLTVTDATGATAVDRATVRVAAAPRVVGTLAHGLTSTSVGLRAWVDTGGPVGGARFAWRSEAGTEGVHLVPLVARHGTQQVDAAVEGLRPGTRYTWDVTAVTEAETTRAGWFHTPGPPTVRPLPATSVTRTGARVELRVHPHGVGTVAWVEHGTTLPGARTATLDLGSATYERAAQVALTDLAPGTAYRFRVVAHSSLGQVEGPVQTFTTRP; encoded by the coding sequence ATGTCGTGGCACCGTCCGTCCGGCCGGCACCGGGCCTGGCGCCGGGTGCGCGCGGCCGTGGTCGGCCCCGGGCTCGTCGTCGCCCTGCTCGCCACGACCGCACCCGGTGCGACACCCGACGCCTCTCCCTCCGCGCCCCCCGCCACGCCACGCGCGGCGGAGGACCAGCCGCTCGTCGGTGCCTTCGTGCCGCGCGAGCCGTACGCGACGACCGCGGAGGCAGCCGCGGCCTACGAGGAGGCGCTCGGCCGGCGGCTCGACGTGCAGCGTGTCTTCCTGCGCTGGGACGACCCGCTCGACGCCCCCGCGGTGGCGGGCGCCGTGGCCCGCGGGCGCATCCCCCTGGTGTCGGTGCTGCCGCAGCACCTGGACGGTCGTCGCCTCACGTGGGGGCAGATCGCGGCGGGCGAGGTGGACGAGCAGATCCGCACGCACGCCGCGCAGGCCGCGGCGCTCGGACCCGTGGTGTACCTGACGCTGCACCACGAGGCCGACATCGCGTCCCCGTCGTACGGCACGGCCGCGCAGTTCGTCGCCGCGTGGCGCCACTGGGTGCAGGTGATGCGCTCGGAGGGCGTGACGAACGCGCTGTGGACCTGGGTCACCTCGCCCGTGGCGGTGAGCCGCCCGCGCAGCGACCCCGGTGGGGGCGGCTTCTACCCCGGTGACGACGTCGTCGACCGCATCGGGGCCGACGTGTACAACTGGGCGGCCTGCCGCACGAGCGTGCCGCCGGAGTGGCGGTCGCTGGCGACGGCCACCCAGGGCCTGCGGGAGTTCGCCGCCGTGCACGGCAAGCCGGCGGTGCTGCCCGAGTGGGGTTCGGTCGAGGACGCCGCGGACCCCGGGCGGCGCGCCCGCTGGCTGCGCGAGGCGTTCGCGTACCTGAGGTCGTGGCCCCAGCTCGAGGCCGCGGTGTACTTCGACACCGTGGGGACGTGCGACTGGCGGCTCGCCCCGTCGCCCGCGGCGACCGCCGCGTTCCGCGAGGCCGCGCGGGACGTGCGCGCGCGGCCGAGCGCGTGGCTGTCCGCGCCGCGCGCCGCGGTGCCCTCGACGTCCCCGGTGACCTTCGACCTCGCCGCGAGCACGGGTACGGGGGCGGCGCCGGGCACCGGCGTGGCCGCGTGGACCCTCGACCACGGCGACGGGACGACGTCCGCGGGCGTCGGCCACCCTGCCGAGCCCGTCCGGCACGGGTACGCGCCCGGCACCTGGACCGCGACCCTCACCGTCACGGACGCCACGGGGGCCACCGCCGTCGACCGTGCGACCGTGCGCGTCGCCGCGGCACCTCGCGTCGTCGGCACGCTGGCGCACGGCCTGACGTCGACATCCGTGGGCCTGCGGGCGTGGGTCGACACCGGCGGACCGGTCGGTGGCGCGCGCTTCGCATGGCGCAGCGAGGCGGGCACGGAGGGGGTGCACCTCGTGCCGCTCGTGGCGCGCCACGGCACGCAGCAGGTCGACGCCGCCGTCGAGGGTCTGCGGCCCGGGACGCGCTACACGTGGGACGTCACGGCCGTCACCGAGGCGGAGACCACCCGGGCGGGCTGGTTCCACACGCCCGGCCCGCCGACGGTGCGTCCGCTGCCGGCGACGAGCGTGACGCGCACGGGGGCGCGCGTCGAGCTGCGCGTGCACCCCCACGGCGTCGGGACGGTCGCGTGGGTCGAGCACGGGACCACGCTGCCGGGGGCCCGCACGGCCACCCTCGACCTCGGCTCCGCCACGTACGAGCGTGCCGCGCAGGTGGCGCTGACGGACCTGGCCCCCGGCACGGCGTACCGGTTCCGCGTGGTGGCGCACAGCTCCCTCGGGCAGGTGGAGGGCCCGGTGCAGACGTTCACGACACGCCCCTGA
- the araA gene encoding L-arabinose isomerase — protein MSKAYPDQEIWFLTGSQDLYGEETLRQVAAQSQEVAAALDASGDVPAKVVWKPVLKDSDAIRRAMLDANSDDRVLGVITWMHTFSPAKMWITGLDLLRKPLLHLHTQANVELPWDTIDFDFMNLNQAAHGDREYAYIATRLGLARTTVSGHVSNPAVTARIGTWVRAAAGWCAAQDLRLVRFGDNMRNVAVTEGDKTEAEIRLGVSVNTWGVNDLVAAVEAVDDARVDALVAEYEDLYDVVPELRRGGDRHESLRYAARQEIALEGFLTERGAKAFTTNFEDLGDLRQLPGLAVQRLMAQGYGFGAEGDWKTAVLVRVAKVMGAGLPGGASLMEDYTYDLTPGAEKILGAHMLEICPTLTTSKPRVEIHPLGIGGKEDPVRMVFDTDAGPGVVVSLADMRERFRLTANVVDVVPPTADLPHLPVARAVWEPRPDFTTSSECWLTAGGAHHTVLTTAVGIEAWEIFAELARTELLVIDESTTRRGFADQVRWNQVYYRVAQGF, from the coding sequence ATGAGCAAGGCCTACCCCGACCAGGAGATCTGGTTCCTCACCGGCTCGCAGGACCTCTACGGCGAGGAGACGCTGCGCCAGGTCGCCGCGCAGTCGCAGGAGGTCGCGGCCGCGCTCGACGCGTCGGGCGACGTGCCCGCGAAGGTCGTCTGGAAGCCCGTCCTCAAGGACTCCGACGCGATCCGCCGCGCGATGCTCGACGCGAACAGCGACGACCGCGTGCTCGGCGTGATCACGTGGATGCACACCTTCAGCCCCGCCAAGATGTGGATCACGGGCCTGGACCTGCTGCGCAAGCCGCTGCTGCACCTGCACACGCAGGCCAACGTCGAGCTGCCGTGGGACACCATCGACTTCGACTTCATGAACCTCAACCAGGCCGCGCACGGCGACCGCGAGTACGCGTACATCGCCACGCGCCTCGGCCTGGCCCGCACCACGGTGTCGGGGCACGTCTCGAACCCGGCCGTCACCGCGCGCATCGGGACGTGGGTGCGTGCCGCCGCCGGCTGGTGCGCCGCGCAGGACCTGCGCCTGGTGCGCTTCGGCGACAACATGCGCAACGTCGCGGTGACCGAGGGCGACAAGACCGAGGCGGAGATCCGCCTGGGCGTCTCGGTCAACACCTGGGGCGTCAACGACCTGGTCGCGGCAGTCGAGGCCGTGGACGACGCGCGCGTCGACGCCCTCGTGGCCGAGTACGAGGACCTGTACGACGTGGTGCCCGAGCTGCGCCGCGGCGGCGACCGCCACGAGTCGCTGCGCTACGCCGCGCGCCAGGAGATCGCGCTCGAGGGCTTCCTCACCGAGCGTGGTGCGAAGGCCTTCACGACGAACTTCGAGGACCTGGGCGACCTGCGCCAGCTCCCCGGTCTGGCCGTGCAGCGGCTCATGGCCCAGGGCTACGGGTTCGGCGCCGAGGGCGACTGGAAGACGGCCGTGCTCGTGCGCGTCGCCAAGGTCATGGGTGCCGGGCTGCCCGGCGGCGCCTCGCTCATGGAGGACTACACCTACGACCTCACCCCCGGCGCGGAGAAGATCCTCGGCGCGCACATGCTGGAGATCTGCCCGACCCTCACGACGTCGAAGCCCCGCGTGGAGATCCACCCGCTGGGCATCGGCGGCAAGGAGGACCCGGTCCGCATGGTGTTCGACACCGACGCCGGCCCGGGCGTCGTCGTCTCGCTGGCCGACATGCGCGAGCGGTTCCGCCTCACGGCCAACGTGGTGGACGTCGTCCCGCCGACGGCCGACCTGCCGCACCTGCCCGTCGCACGCGCCGTGTGGGAGCCGCGCCCGGACTTCACGACGTCGTCCGAGTGCTGGCTCACCGCCGGCGGTGCGCACCACACGGTGCTGACCACGGCCGTGGGTATCGAGGCGTGGGAGATCTTCGCCGAGCTGGCCCGCACCGAGCTGCTCGTGATCGACGAGTCCACCACGCGCCGCGGCTTCGCCGACCAGGTGCGCTGGAACCAGGTCTACTACCGGGTCGCGCAGGGCTTCTGA
- a CDS encoding L-ribulose-5-phosphate 4-epimerase, whose protein sequence is MSTTLDAYAADVRAAVADAREKVSALHAELPRWGLVVWTAGNVSQRVVVDPAGPSERDLLVIKPSGVTYDELTPETMVVCDLQANLVDGDRAPSSDTAAHAYVYTHLPHVGGVVHTHSTYATAWAARAEPVPCALTMMADEFGGDIPVGPFALIGDDSIGRGIVETLRGSRSPAVLMRNHGPFTIGKDATAAVKAAVMVEEVARTVHISRQLGEPLPIAQSDIDSLYARYQNVYGQH, encoded by the coding sequence ATGTCCACCACCCTCGACGCCTACGCGGCCGACGTGCGCGCGGCCGTCGCCGACGCCCGCGAGAAGGTCAGCGCGCTGCACGCCGAGCTGCCGCGCTGGGGCCTGGTCGTGTGGACCGCGGGCAACGTCTCGCAGCGCGTCGTCGTCGACCCCGCGGGCCCGAGCGAGCGCGACCTGCTCGTCATCAAGCCGTCGGGCGTGACCTACGACGAGCTGACCCCCGAGACGATGGTCGTCTGCGACCTGCAGGCGAACCTCGTGGACGGCGACCGTGCACCGTCGTCGGACACCGCCGCGCACGCGTACGTCTACACGCACCTGCCCCACGTGGGCGGCGTCGTGCACACGCACTCGACGTACGCGACGGCCTGGGCGGCGCGCGCCGAGCCGGTGCCGTGCGCGCTGACGATGATGGCCGACGAGTTCGGCGGCGACATCCCGGTCGGCCCGTTCGCGCTCATCGGTGACGACTCCATCGGGCGGGGCATCGTCGAGACGCTCCGCGGGTCGCGCAGCCCCGCGGTGCTCATGCGCAACCACGGCCCGTTCACCATCGGCAAGGACGCCACGGCCGCCGTCAAGGCCGCGGTGATGGTCGAGGAGGTCGCGCGCACCGTCCACATCAGCCGGCAGCTCGGCGAGCCGCTGCCGATCGCGCAGTCCGACATCGACTCGCTGTACGCCCGCTACCAGAACGTCTACGGCCAGCACTGA
- a CDS encoding xylulokinase, which yields MVQQHDEDARRAAARESIAQGRATLGIELGSTRIKAVLVGEDHVPLASGGHAWENQYVDRTWTYSLDAVWEGLRAAVADLLDDAERRHGVRPTSLAAIGVSAMMHGYLAFDADDELLVPFRTWRNTSTGPAAAELTELLGYNVPLRWSVAHLYQAVLDAEPHVPDVRFVTTLAGYVHWRLTGRRVLGVGDASGMFPVDPATRDYDADLLARFDAHVADRLPVEHLADLLPDVLVAGQEAGTLTAEGAALLDPSGALRAGTPLCPPEGDAGTGMVATASVAPRTANISVGTSIFAMVVLEQPLATVHHEIDLVTTPAGDLVAMVHCNNGASELGEWAGVFGRFATALGSDAGADEVFGVLLREALEGEADGGGLLAYNNLSGEPVTGLDEGRPLVVRTPDSRLTLGNFVRTQVYAAFGALSLGMRILTAEGVEVDAMFAHGGLFRTAGVAQRLLAAAVDTPVAVGRTAGEGGAWGIAVLAGYLASGATTDLGTYLTEQVFADAELDVAQPDPADVAGYAAWLGRYEAGLAVERAATEAL from the coding sequence ATGGTGCAGCAGCACGACGAGGACGCCCGCCGGGCCGCGGCGCGCGAGAGCATCGCGCAGGGCCGGGCCACGCTCGGCATCGAGCTCGGCTCGACCCGCATCAAGGCCGTCCTCGTGGGCGAGGACCACGTGCCGCTCGCGAGCGGCGGCCACGCGTGGGAGAACCAGTACGTCGACCGCACGTGGACGTACTCGCTCGACGCCGTGTGGGAGGGCCTGCGCGCCGCGGTCGCCGACCTGCTCGACGACGCCGAGCGGCGGCACGGCGTGCGCCCCACGTCGCTCGCCGCGATCGGTGTGTCCGCGATGATGCACGGCTACCTCGCGTTCGACGCGGACGACGAGCTGCTCGTGCCGTTCCGCACCTGGCGCAACACGTCCACCGGGCCTGCGGCGGCCGAGCTCACCGAGCTGCTCGGCTACAACGTGCCGTTGCGCTGGTCGGTCGCGCACCTGTACCAGGCGGTCCTCGACGCCGAGCCGCACGTCCCCGACGTCCGCTTCGTCACGACGCTCGCCGGGTACGTGCACTGGCGCCTGACGGGCCGCAGGGTCCTCGGCGTCGGCGACGCGTCCGGCATGTTCCCGGTCGACCCCGCCACGCGCGACTACGACGCCGACCTGCTCGCTCGCTTCGACGCGCACGTCGCGGACCGCCTGCCGGTCGAGCACCTCGCCGACCTGCTGCCGGACGTGCTCGTGGCGGGCCAGGAGGCGGGGACGCTCACCGCCGAGGGCGCGGCGCTGCTCGACCCGAGCGGCGCGCTGCGCGCGGGCACGCCGCTGTGCCCCCCGGAGGGTGACGCGGGCACGGGCATGGTCGCGACGGCGTCCGTCGCGCCGCGCACGGCCAACATCAGCGTCGGCACCAGCATCTTCGCGATGGTCGTGCTCGAGCAGCCGCTGGCCACCGTGCACCACGAGATCGACCTCGTGACGACGCCCGCCGGTGACCTGGTCGCGATGGTCCACTGCAACAACGGCGCGAGCGAGCTGGGGGAGTGGGCCGGCGTGTTCGGTCGCTTCGCCACCGCGCTCGGGTCCGACGCCGGCGCGGACGAGGTCTTCGGCGTGCTGCTGCGCGAGGCCCTCGAGGGCGAGGCGGACGGCGGCGGCCTGCTCGCGTACAACAACCTCTCCGGCGAGCCGGTGACGGGCCTCGACGAGGGGCGCCCGTTGGTCGTCCGCACGCCGGACAGCCGCCTGACGCTCGGCAACTTCGTCCGCACGCAGGTCTACGCGGCCTTCGGCGCCCTCAGCCTCGGCATGCGGATCCTCACGGCCGAGGGCGTCGAGGTCGACGCGATGTTCGCGCACGGCGGCCTGTTCCGTACCGCGGGCGTGGCGCAGCGGCTGCTCGCGGCCGCCGTCGACACGCCCGTGGCCGTCGGCCGCACCGCCGGTGAGGGCGGCGCCTGGGGCATCGCGGTGCTCGCGGGGTACCTCGCGAGCGGCGCGACGACCGACCTCGGGACGTACCTCACGGAACAGGTCTTCGCCGACGCCGAGCTCGACGTCGCGCAGCCCGACCCGGCCGACGTCGCCGGGTACGCCGCGTGGCTGGGGCGCTACGAGGCCGGCCTGGCCGTCGAGCGCGCCGCCACCGAGGCGCTCTGA